One window of Phycodurus eques isolate BA_2022a chromosome 17, UOR_Pequ_1.1, whole genome shotgun sequence genomic DNA carries:
- the sptbn2 gene encoding spectrin family protein isoform X1 — MSTISPTDFDSLEIQQQYNDINNRWDLAAETEWDNENSSARLFERSRIKALADEREAVQKKTFTKWVNSHLGRVTCRISDLYTDLRDGRMLIRLLEVLSGEQLPKPTKGRMRIHCLENVDKALQFLKEQKVHLENMGSHDIVDGNHRLTLGLIWTIILRFQIQDISVETEDNKEKKSAKDALLLWCQMKTAGYPNVNIHNFTTSWRDGLAFNAIVHKHRPDLIEFDTLKRSNAHYNLQNAFNVAEKELGLTKLLDPEDVNVDQPDEKSIITYVATYYHYFSKMKALAVEGKRIGKVLDYAIEADQLIDKYETLASELLEWIEQTIVTLNDRQLANSLSAVQNQLQAFNSYRTVEKPPKFTEKGNLEVLLFTIQSKMRANNQKVYTPREGKLISDINKAWERLEKAEHERELALRNELIRQEKLEMLAARFDRKAAMRETWLSENQRLVSQDNFGTDLGAVEAATRKHEAIETDIGAYWERVAAVEAVAKELEAEGYHDVRRVLARRDNVLRLWEYLKELLVARRERLNAHRDLQRLFEEMRYIMDWMAEMKSRLQCQDSGKHLHDVLDLLQKHTLVEADISAQAERIKAVQGAAKRFTSYDQVYKPCEPGLVSEKVDLLGQAYEELGQLAGQRRERLEDSRRLWQFLWDLGEEAAWIREQEQILTSGECGRDLTSALHLLSKHEAFRDEMAARYGPLSNSIAAGEALVNEGNFGAPEITENMKDIRAQWTHLEETTKLREQKLKDSVALHQFLTDANDMDAWLMETLRQVSSQDVGHDEFSTQTLARKQREIEEEIKSHQPLIESLHEQNQALPQTCANFPEVEGRLPAIERRYKELQSLSVSRRQALEGALALYRMFSEAGACQLWVEEKEKWLHGMEIPTKLEDLEVVQQRFETLEPEMNNVGTSVTDVNKVAEQLLTSDNCNKDQIHQTCDRLNNRWKEFQNLTGQKKQGLESALNIQNYHLECNEIQTWMKEKTKVIESTQSLGNDLTGVMALQRKLTGMERDLEAIQGKLDDLREEAEKLAEEHPDQAGEIQDRLAGIQEVWEELNSTMKRREESLGEASKLQGFLRDLDDFQSWLSRTQTAVASEDSPTSLPEAESLLAQHENIKNEVDNYKEDYEKMRVVGEEVTQGQTDAQHMFLAQRLQALDTGWHELRQMWENRQSLLAQAFDFQTFLRDAKQAEAFLNSQEYVLSHTEMPTSLQGADEAIKKYEDFLTTTDASEEKITGVVEAGRRLINDGNANSDKIQEKVDSIQERHLKNKNAASELLAKLKDNRELQHFLQDGQELTLWINEKMLTAQDMSYDEARNLHSKWQKHQAFMAELASNKDWLDKIDKEGQALVAEKPELKPVVQQTLEDLQRQWEELESTTRTKAQCLFDANRAELFTQSCCALDGWVKNLEGQLHSDDYGKDLTSVNILLKKHQMLEHQMEVREKEVQSLQSQALALSQEDAGLAEVDGQQRRVTDSFSSLQEPLSQRRQRLLASKEAHQFNRDLEDEILWVKERMPLATSTDHGKDLPTVQLLIKKNQTLQKEIQGHQPRIDDIHKRGKTQSQVDKERQSVLEERLVELKELWDQLIGETDKRHARLVEANRAQQFYADAAEAEAWMGEQELHMMSEEKAKDEQSALVMVKKHQTLEQALEDYAQTIHQLANSSRLMVTSEHPESDRITLRQAQVDKLYAGLKDLAEERRGRLQERLRLTQLKREVDDLEQWIAEREVVAGSHELGQDYEHVTMLRDRFREFARDTSTIGQERVDGVNGLADDLIESGHPENASVAEWKDGLNEAWADLLELIDTRTQMLAASYELHRFHQDAMEVLGRVKEKREALPSDLGRDLNTVQHLHRQHNTFENDIQALSGQVNQVQDDAARLQKAYAGEKADDINRSEHAVSSAWQGLLEAGESRRVLLLDTVEKFRFFNMVRDLMLWMDGVNLQIDAHDSPRDVSSADLVIANHQDIKSEIETRADSFTACIDMGNTLINNNHYATDEIREKLGQLQEKRDKINKNWQDKMDYLQIMLEVLQFGRDAYVAESWLAGQEPLVRTADLGSNVDEVESLIKRHEAFEKLAASWEERFVQLEKLTTLEEQDIQRRREEEERARRPPTPATVEEVVQVQSEVESQVHDSAARTSLDQTTLNQSVSVNGVHSDNDTSQRSLSLSLSVGSKSEAKRVCKPKHPERGSESENGPGRDSGLASSRLEPSATLPGRGGAESDPDTMEGILCRKQEMESHSKKAATRSWQNVYCVLRKGSLGFYKDGKSATNGIPYHGEVPISLGEAVCEIAHDYKKRKHVFKLRLGDGKEYLFQAKDEAEMSSWISAILSSIPSGSRDSPGGPRVLNRAMTMPPISPGTVDTGGVTMRNKDGKDKDREKRFSFFGKKK; from the exons ATGAGCGTGAAGCTGTACAGAAGAAGACCTTCACCAAATGGGTGAACTCTCACTTAGGCCGAGTCACTTGTCGCATCAGTGACCTGTACACGGACCTGCGTGATGGCCGCATGCTTATCCGCCTGCTGGAAGTGCTCTCAGGAGAACAGCTG CCAAAGCCCACTAAAGGCCGCATGCGTATCCACTGCTTAGAAAATGTTGATAAAGCCCTGCAATTCCTCAAAGAGCAAAAGGTCCATCTAGAAAACATGGGATCACATGATATTGTGGATGGAAATCACCGTCTTACCCTGGGGCTCATCTGGACCATAATTCTTCGCTTCCAG ATTCAGGACATCAGCGTCGAGACAGAGGACAACAAAGAGAAGAAATCCGCAAAAGATGCCCTTCTCTTGTGGTGCCAAATGAAAACTGCCGG CTACCCCAATGTCAACATCCACAACTTCACTACCAGCTGGAGAGATGGTCTAGCGTTCAATGCCATCGTACACAAACACAG ACCCGACCTGATTGAATTTGACACCCTGAAAAGGTCCAACGCTCACTACAATCTCCAGAATGCTTTCAATGTGGCTGAGAAGGAGCTGGGCCTCACTAAGCTGCTGGACCCAGAAG ATGTTAATGTTGATCAGCCGGATGAGAAGTCCATCATTACCTATGTGGCAACCTACTACCATTACTTCTCAAAGATGAAAGCGCTAGCAGTGGAGGGCAAACGTATTGGCAAG GTTCTTGACTATGCCATTGAGGCTGATCAGCTGATAGACAAGTATGAGACCTTGGCCTCAGAGCTGCTGGAGTGGATCGAGCAGACGATAGTGACTCTGAATGATCGGCAGCTAGCTAACTCACTCAGCGCTGTGCAGAATCAGCTCCAGGCATTTAATTCTTACCGCACTGTGGAGAAACCACCCAA ATTCACAGAGAAAGGAAACTTAGAGGTTCTCCTCTTTACTATCCAGAGCAAGATGAGAGCAAACAACCAGAAAGTTTACACGCCAAGAGAGGGAAAACTAATCTCTGACATCAACAAG GCATGGGAGCGACTTGAAAAGGCAGAGCATGAACGTGAGCTGGCACTCAGAAATGAACTGATTCGCCAAGAAAAGCTCGAGATGCTTGCAGCACGTTTTGACCGCAAAGCTGCTATGCGGGAAACATGGCTGAGTGAGAATCAGCGGTTGGTGTCTCAG GACAATTTTGGAACTGACTTGGGAGCGGTGGAAGCTGCCACTCGTAAACACGAGGCGATTGAGACAGACATTGGTGCATATTGGGAGCGTGTGGCTGCAGTTGAGGCTGTTGCCAAAGAGCTGGAGGCAGAGGGATACCATGATGTGCGACGTGTGCTTGCAAGAAGGGACAATGTGCTTCGTCTCTGGGAATACCTCAAGGAGCTTCTGGTTGCACGCAGAGAACGACTCAATGCCCATCGAGACCTACAGAGGCTGTTTGAAGAGATGCGTTACATCATGGACTGGATGGCTGAGATGAAG AGTCGTCTGCAGTGCCAAGACAGTGGCAAACATTTGCATGATGTTTTGGACCTGCTTCAGAAACACACTCTAGTAGAGGCTGATATTTCTGCTCAGGCAGAGAGAATCAAAGCAGTGCAGGGAGCTGCTAAACGTTTCACTTCTTATGACCAAG TCTACAAACCATGCGAGCCAGGACTGGTTAGTGAAAAGGTCGACTTGCTAGGCCAAGCCTATGAGGAGCTTGGGCAGCTTGCTGGACAACGCAGAGAACGCCTGGAGGACTCTCGTCGCCTATGGCAGTTCCTGTGGGACTTGGGGGAGGAGGCAGCCTGGATCAGAGAGCAGGAGCAGATCCTGACCAGCGGAGAGTGTGGCCGTGACCTCACTTCTGCCCTTCATCTGCTCAGTAAACACGAGGCTTTCAGGGATGAGATGGCAGCCCGCTATGGCCCGTTGAGTAACAGCATTGCTGCGGGGGAAGCTTTGGTGAACGAGGGAAACTTTGGAGCCCCAGAGATCACAGAAAATATGAAAGATATTCGTGCACAGTGGACACATCTGGAGGAG ACGACAAAATTGAGAGAACAGAAGCTTAAAGACTCAGTGGCCCTGCATCAGTTCCTAACGGATGCTAATGACATGGATGCTTGGCTAATGGAAACACTCAGACAGGTCTCTAGTCAGGACGTGGGTCACGACGAGTTCTCCACCCAAACTCTAGCTCGCAAGCAGAGGGAAATTGAGGAGGAAATCAAGAGCCATCAACCTCTCATTGAATCCCTGCATGAGCAGAACCAAGCACTGCCACAAACCTGTGCTAATTTCCCTGAG GTGGAGGGCCGGCTACCTGCTATTGAGCGGCGCTACAAAGAGCTACAATCTCTGTCAGTGTCTCGGCGCCAGGCCTTGGAAGGTGCTTTAGCACTTTATCGCATGTTCAGTGAGGCAGGTGCCTGCCAACTCTGggtggaagaaaaagaaaagtggttACATGGCATGGAGATCCCGACCAAACTTGAAGACTTGGAAGTGGTGCAGCAGAG GTTTGAAACACTGGAACCTGAAATGAACAACGTAGGGACCAGTGTCACCGATGTGAACAAGGTGGCTGAGCAGCTGTTAACCTCTGACAACTGCAACAAAGACCAAATCCACCAGACATGTGACCGTCTGAACAACAG GTGGAAAGAATTCCAGAATCTGACTGGTCAAAAGAAACAAGGCCTGGAGTCAGCCCTTAATATCCAAAACTACCACCTGGAATGTAATGAGATCCAAACGTGGATGAAGGAAAAGACCAAAGTAATTGAATCTACTCAGAGCTTGGGAAATGATCTGACTGGAGTGATGGCACTACAGCGCAAACTCACAGGCATGGAGCGAGACCTAGAAGCTATTCAG GGAAAATTAGATGACCTGAGAGAGGAGGCAGAAAAACTGGCCGAGGAACATCCAGATCAAGCAGGGGAGATTCAAGATCGCCTGGCAGGAATACAGGAAGTGTGGGAGGAGTTGAACTCTACCATGAAACGGCGTGAAGAGTCACTGGGAGAGGCCAGCAAGCTGCAGGGCTTCCTCCGGGATCTAGATGACTTCCAGTCGTGGCTATCCCGCACCCAGACAGCTGTGGCCTCAGAGGACAGTCCCACCTCTCTGCCTGAGGCTGAGAGTTTGCTCGCCCAGCATGAGAATATAAAAAATGAGGTGGATAACTATAAGGAGGACTATGAAAAAATGCGAGTGGTCGGTGAGGAGGTGACCCAAGGTCAAACAGATGCACAACACATGTTCTTGGCTCAAAGGCTCCAGGCGCTGGATACTGGCTGGCATGAGCTGCGTCAAATGTGGGAGAACCGCCAAAGTCTTTTGGCCCAAGCATTCGACTTCCAGACGTTCTTAAGAGATGCAAAGCAGGCGGAGGCCTTCCTCAACAGCCAG gaGTATGTATTATCCCACACAGAAATGCCGACAAGTCTCCAGGGAGCGGACGAGGCCATTAAGAAATATGAAGATTTCCTCACCACCACAGATGCCAGCGAGGAGAAGATAACTGGTGTTGTGGAGGCGGGACGGCGCCTCATTAACGATGGCAATGCAAACTCTGATAAGATCCAAGAGAAAGTGGATTCTATTCAGGAAAG GCATCTCAAGAATAAGAATGCTGCCAGTGAATTGCTGGCAAAACTTAAGGATAACCGTGAACTGCAACACTTCCTCCAAGATGGACAGGAG CTCACATTATGGATCAATGAGAAAATGCTGACAGCTCAAGACATGTCATATGATGAGGCTCGAAATCTTCACAGCAAGTGGCAGAAACACCAGGCCTTCATGGCAGAACTGGCCTCAAACAAAGACTGGTTAGACAAAATCGATAAG GAGGGCCAGGCTCTTGTGGCAGAGAAGCCAGAGTTGAAACCTGTTGTTCAGCAAACCCTCGAGGACCTACAGCGTCAGTGGGAGGAGTTAGAGAGCACCACCCGCACCAAAGCCCAGTGCTTGTTTGATGCCAATCGGGCAGAGTTGTTCACACAGAGCTGCTGTGCTCTGGACGGCTGGGTGAAGAACCTTGAGGGTCAGCTGCATAGTGATGATTATGGCAAGGATCTGACCAGTGTCAACATCCTGCTCAAGAAGCATCAG ATGCTGGAGCACCAGATGGAGGTCAGGGAGAAGGAGGTGCAGTCACTGCAGTCTCAAGCCTTAGCTTTGTCTCAGGAAGATGCTGGACTTGCTGAGGTAGATGGTCAACAAAGGCGTGTCACAGACAGCTTTTCCAGCCTTCAGGAGCCTCTTAGCCAGAGGAGACAGCGGCTCCTTGCCTCCAAAGAGGCCCACCAGTTCAACAGAGACCTGGAAGACGAAATC TTGTGGGTGAAAGAGAGGATGCCTTTGGCAACCTCTACAGACCACGGAAAAGATCTTCCTACAGTACAGCTACTTATCAAGAAGAACCAG ACATTGCAAAAGGAGATCCAGGGACATCAACCCCGAATTGATGACATCCACAAACGAGGAAAGACTCAAAGCCAGGTAGACAAGGAGCGGCAGTCTGTTCTTGAGGAGCGACTTGTTGAGCTGAAAGAACTTTGGGACCAGCTGATTGGCGAGACCGACAAACGTCATGCTCGTCTAGTAGAGGCCAATCGAGCCCAGCAGTTCTATGCTGATGCGGCGGAGGCAGAGGCCTGGATGGGAGAGCAGGAGTTGCACATGATGTCGGAAGAAAAGGCAAAG GATGAACAGAGTGCTCTAGTGATGGTTAAAAAGCACCAAACTCTGGAACAAGCACTTGAAGACTACGCCCAGACCATTCACCAGTTAGCCAATAGCAGCCGATTAATGGTGACCAGCGAACATCCAGAGAG TGACAGAATCACATTACGACAAGCACAAGTCGACAAGTTGTACGCTGGGTTGAAAGACCTCGCAGAGGAGCGCCGTGGGAGGCTTCAGGAGAGACTTCGTCTGACCCAGTTAAAGCGGGAGGTGGATGATTTGGAACAGTGGATCGCAGAAAGGGAGGTGGTGGCTGGCTCCCATGAACTAGGACAGGACTATGAGCATGTCACA ATGCTGAGAGACAGGTTTCGTGAGTTTGCTCGTGACACTAGCACAATTGGCCAAGAGCGTGTAGATGGCGTAAATGGACTGGCAGACGACCTCATTGAATCTGGTCACCCGGAGAACGCCAGTGTCGCCGAGTGGAAAGATGGCCTAAACGAGGCCTGGGCCGACCTGCTGGAACTGattgacacacgcacacagatgtTGGCAGCCTCCTATGAATTGCACCGCTTCCATCAGGATGCCATGGAGGTTCTTGGGCGCGTCAAGGAGAAGCGGGAGGCGCTACCGTCTGACCTCGGCCGAGATTTAAACACTGTCCAGCATCTACACAGACAGCACAATACTTTTGAAAATGACATTCAGGCCCTCAGTGGACAG GTGAACCAGGTGCAAGATGATGCCGCAAGGCTGCAAAAGGCTTACGCTGGAGAGAAAGCTGATGACATTAACCGGAGTGAACATGCTGTGAGCTCTGCTTGGCAGGGTCTTCTTGAGGCCGGTGAGTCCCGCAGGGTACTCCTCCTCGACACCGTGGAAAAGTTCCGCTTCTTCAACATGGTGCGAGACCTCATGCTCTGGATGGATGGGGTCAACCTGCAGATTGATGCACATGACAGCCCCAG GGATGTATCTTCTGCAGACCTGGTCATTGCTAATCATCAAGACATCAAGTCGGAGATTGAGACCCGAGCAGACAGCTTCACAGCCTGTATTGACATGGGAAACACGCTCATCAACAATAATCACTATGCCACTGATGAG ATCCGGGAAAAGCTCGGTCAGTTACAAGAAAAGAGAGACAAGATCAACAAAAATTGGCAGGACAAGATGGACTATTTACAAATTA TGCTGGAAGTATTGCAGTTTGGACGGGATGCCTATGTCGCAGAGTCTTGGTTGGCTGGGCAAGAACCTCTTGTGCGGACAGCAGACCTAGGCTCCAATGTAGACGAGGTGGAAAGTCTAATAAAGCGCCACGAGGCCTTTGAGAAACTTGCTGCTTCCTGGGAAGAGCGTTTTGTCCAGTTGGAGAAGCTTACTACA CTGGAGGAGCAGGATATTCAGAGGCGgcgagaggaagaggagagggcACGACGGCCCCCCACACCAGCCACGGTAGAGGAAGTGGTGCAGGTGCAGTCGGAGGTAGAAAGTCAAGTGCATGACTCTGCGGCCAG AACCAGTCTAGACCAGACAACACTGAATCAGTCGGTGTCTGTGAATGGAGTACACAGTGACAATGACACGTCACAG CGGTCGCTATCGCTATCATTGTCAGTGGGATCGAAATCAGAGGCTAAGCGTGTGTGTAAACCAAAGCACCCGGAGCGT GGCTCAGAGTCAGAAAACGGACCAGGTCGAGACAGCGGCTTAGCGTCCTCACGCCTCGAGCCGTCGGCCACGTTACCGGGCAGAGGTGGAGCCGAGTCTGACCCGGACACCATGGAGGGTATACTCTGTCGAAAACAAGAGATGGAGTCGCACAGTAAGAAGGCAGCTACCAG GTCATGGCAGAATGTATACTGTGTCCTAAGAAAAGGAAGTCTCGGTTTCTACAAAGATGGCAAGAGCGCTACTAATGGGATTCCATACCACGGAGAGGTCCCAATCAGCCTTGGAGAGGCTGTTTGTGAGATCGCACATGACTATAAGAAGAGGAAACATGTTTTCAAGCTACG GCTAGGAGATGGAAAGGAGTACCTGTTCCAAGCAAAGGATGAG GCGGAAATGAGCTCCTGGATAAGCGCCATCCTCAGTTCCATTCCATCGGGATCAAGAGACTCACCTGGAGGTCCGCGGGTCCTCAACCGTGCTATGACCATGCCCCCCATCTCCCCTGGCACAGTCGATACTGGAGGTGTGACCATGCGCAATAAAGACGGAAAAGATAAGGATCGGGAGAAGAGGTTCAGCTTCTTTGGCAAGAAAAAATAG